A genome region from Candidatus Woesearchaeota archaeon includes the following:
- a CDS encoding HK97 family phage prohead protease codes for MIADLYEDGFLKTVSLGYNVLERDETDPRICSKTNLYECSFVAIPANTNAEKMDSISQDKMDKLVEL; via the coding sequence ATGATTGCTGATTTATATGAAGATGGATTCTTAAAAACTGTATCATTAGGTTATAATGTATTAGAAAGAGATGAAACTGATCCTAGAATATGTAGTAAAACAAATCTATATGAATGTTCTTTTGTTGCAATTCCTGCTAACACAAATGCTGAAAAAATGGATAGTATTTCACAAGATAAAATGGATAAATTAGTTGAACTTTGA